TCCTGCTTGACCGCGATAAAATGGGTGATCTGATCTCGGCTGTCTCGGACGGGGGCGATGGTTTGCTCCTCGGTGTAGAGATCCCCGTCTTTGCGCCGATTTATCATCTCCCCGTGCCAGACCTGCCCGGCGAGAATCGTCGCCCAGATATGCTGGTAGAACGCGTTATCGTGCTGGCCTGACTTGAGGAGACGCGAATTTCGGCCGAGCAGTTCCTGAGCTGTGTAGCCGGTGAGCTGGGTGACGGCGGAGTTGACCCAGGTAATCGTTCCCTCTCGGTCAGTGATCATGATACCGTTGGCGGCGGCCTCCAGTGCGGTGTGTTGCAGGTGCAGTTGCGCTTCTGCCTGCTTGCGGGCGGTGATGTCACGGATCGCGCTCATGACGATCCCGCCATCCTTGGTAGGATAGTGACTCAACTTGATGTCAACGGGGAACTCACGCCCATCCTTGCGCACGCCGTAGAGTTCCAGACCCACCCCCATGGGCCGCGTCACAGGGTTGGTCAGATAGGTTGCGCGTTGCTCTACGTGCTGACTGCGGAGACGCTCCGGCACCAGCATCTCAACGGGCGCGCCCAGCAACTCCTGCTGCGCATAGCCGAATAGTCTCTCCGCTTCTTCGTTGGCGAGCACGATGCGTCCCGCCTTGTTGACGAGCAATATAGCGTCCGGCGCAGCGTTCACCAGTCCGCGAAACTTGGCCTCGCTTTCGGCAAGGGCGTTGAGCATCTCGTTCAAACTGCCCGCCAGACGACCGAGTTCGTCGGCAGCCAAGACCGGGGCGTATGCCGTCGCCTCACCCGCCGTGCGGGCATCCATCGCCGCTCGAATGGCGCTGACCGGACGCAGAATCAGCCGCTGGAGCAGCGCCCAGGCTACAAGCGAGGTCAGCAGGATCACCGAGCACAGGATGGCGCGCACCTGCCACATGGTCCGGGACACCTGGCGCTCGATCGGACGGGCGTCCAGGCGGACAATGACCGCCCTATCCGCCCTGTCCCTTGGGCCGGCTCCTGCGCCATTCAGATCGAAGGGGAGTATGAACTCGAACTCACCGGTCTCGGTGTGAAAGTGAGGGTACGGCTGTTGTGTCGCCATGGTATTGGTCAGGTGCTGAGTCATGTCCTTCTCGGGCAGGTCAGCAATGGACCGGCCGATCCAGGCCTGCTTCGTTGCAGCCAGGACGCGAAGGGTCTCCCCGCTTGCCACAACAATGAAGGTGACATCCGGCTCCTCACCCAGGGCATGGACGATTCGAATGAGCTCTGCCGATTCGCTCGTTGCCTTCGCGGCCGCCTTGACCGCGTTCGCGAGGTGCTGCACACGGAACCGTGCCTGCTCTTCGAGCCGCTGTGCGAACAGGCGCTGGGTGAACCACACGCTCAGTGCCACCAAGACGACACTGATCACGAGGAGCGGCACGACGATCTTGGTCTTGAGCGAAAGAAATGAGCTGGGAGGCGAGCTGAGCTGCATCGATCTCCTCTACCTCTAGTCGTTACACTCTCTCAAGCGCCAGGAGGGTGACGTCATCTTCAAACTCATCGCTGCCCCTCCAGCGTTCCAGCGTCTGCTGTATGCCCGCCGTTACATCCTGCAAAGGACGGTCTCGCCACTCTTCCAGGAGAGTTATGAGGCGGTCTCTGGAAAACAGTTCCCCGTTTTTCCCGGTACATTCCGTAATCCCATCGGAGTATAAGAACAGCCTGTCGCCGGGATGAAGGGTGAGGTGTTGTTCGTCATACTTCGCATCGGGTAACATCCCCACAGGAAATCCCCCTGTTCCCAACAGCTCAGCTCTCCCTCCCTTGGGTTGATAGACAGGGGATGGATGGCCGGCCTGGGTTAGGATGGTTCGGGCGCTCCCGGCGTCCACGATGCCGTAGACCATGGTGAAATAATGTATCGCATCGTCGTCGGACTGAAACATCTGGTTGAGGGCGTGGACAGCCTCCGCAGGCGTCGCGACGTCGTAGTGGGGAGGATCGGAGAAGAAACGCATCAATGGACTGCCCTGACTGGATATGGGGGAGAGGACCTTACTCAACGTGACCGACAGCATCGCCGCAGGAATCCCGTGACCGGCAACGTCAAGGATGTAAAAGCCTACCCGGTGTTCATTGAGTTGAAAGAAATTAAAGATATCCCCTGCAACAAAATGACAGGGGACAAATATCCATTCGAACCTGAATCCAGAAAC
This is a stretch of genomic DNA from Candidatus Methylomirabilis tolerans. It encodes these proteins:
- a CDS encoding SpoIIE family protein phosphatase; its protein translation is MRILIVDDDADMRRLLLRTLQRWGYDVVSAADGVEAWEHLQNESISFVITDWIMPKLDGLGLCRRIREARLARYIYIILLTAKNSKDELIKGMEAGADDFLIKPFNAGELKVRIRAGERIVTLESNLEEQNKKLQDAYSRIREDLDAAVKMQRGLLPSSALTVSGFRFEWIFVPCHFVAGDIFNFFQLNEHRVGFYILDVAGHGIPAAMLSVTLSKVLSPISSQGSPLMRFFSDPPHYDVATPAEAVHALNQMFQSDDDAIHYFTMVYGIVDAGSARTILTQAGHPSPVYQPKGGRAELLGTGGFPVGMLPDAKYDEQHLTLHPGDRLFLYSDGITECTGKNGELFSRDRLITLLEEWRDRPLQDVTAGIQQTLERWRGSDEFEDDVTLLALERV